The following proteins come from a genomic window of Gemmatimonadota bacterium:
- a CDS encoding TonB-dependent receptor plug domain-containing protein produces the protein MGRAAALLLLMSGFAAFGQPASLLSQTTRAQGRVRPVRAGVPFAGAAVHLPELGQIVCATPAGRFALALPADQDVTVRIEPLGFSPYELTVRIGADTVSLPLGDHLVELDGLTVVGMALRPSTGEAWAVSRTDGADLARAPATLPQALQGRVGGVRSTSGAPGGSVAIDLRGVHSLLGSSEPLVVLDGVVLSTVRIGGGADAVTGGTEAELDVLSRLADLNPADIDRLEVVRGAAASARYGPRAGNGVLVITTRRGEPAAVVTDPAAALACFQPTR, from the coding sequence ATGGGTCGCGCCGCCGCGCTTCTCCTGTTGATGTCTGGATTCGCTGCCTTCGGGCAGCCGGCGTCCCTGCTTTCGCAGACCACGCGCGCGCAGGGGCGGGTGCGTCCCGTCCGCGCCGGCGTCCCCTTCGCAGGGGCTGCCGTGCACCTGCCGGAACTGGGTCAGATCGTGTGCGCCACGCCTGCGGGCCGCTTCGCGCTCGCGCTCCCCGCTGACCAGGACGTTACCGTTCGCATCGAACCGCTCGGGTTCTCGCCGTACGAGCTGACGGTTCGAATCGGCGCGGACACTGTGAGCCTACCGCTCGGCGACCACTTGGTGGAGTTGGACGGCCTGACCGTGGTGGGGATGGCGCTTCGCCCCTCCACGGGCGAGGCGTGGGCCGTGAGCCGAACAGACGGCGCCGACCTTGCCCGGGCTCCGGCCACACTCCCCCAGGCGCTGCAGGGGCGGGTCGGGGGGGTGCGTAGCACGTCCGGAGCCCCCGGGGGCAGCGTCGCTATCGACCTCCGTGGTGTGCACAGTCTGTTGGGAAGCTCCGAGCCCCTGGTGGTCCTCGATGGAGTGGTGCTGTCGACGGTGCGGATCGGTGGGGGTGCGGACGCCGTGACGGGCGGAACGGAGGCCGAGCTGGACGTGCTCTCTCGTCTTGCCGACCTGAACCCGGCCGACATCGATCGGCTCGAGGTGGTACGCGGTGCCGCGGCCAGCGCTCGCTACGGCCCGCGGGCGGGCAACGGCGTGCTGGTCATCACCACCCGGAGAGGCGAACCGGCAGCCGTCGTGACCGACCCCGCTGCCGCGCTGGCCTGCTTCCAGCCCACCCGCTGA
- a CDS encoding amidohydrolase, with product MSNVTRGEFLGLGAAFAAALGTNACAPGEDASAHPGRPELIVVNGTVYTVDDAQPVAEAFAVRGGRVLAVGSSADVRALAGPDTEVIDAAGMTVTPGFIDAHSHPSGGGLSALKNVDTNVGSIARIKDALRARAAQTPPGEWINGYMYDDTKLEEGRPLSRRDIDEAVPDHPVRVGHRGGHTSVYNSAAFRLAGITASTPDPFGGHFYREDGQLTGKVAERANAMITRLIPSGSTREERQAGVKKIGEMMNAAGLTSVHQTGTSVDDYIAYQDARAAGELTYRAYLLARGDAYTHLLASGLRTGVGDELLRIGAVKFAADGSASERTMRMSTPYVGRPNDFGILTMTQEEIHEAVEQAHRNGWQIGIHANGDVTIEYVLNAYERVQKSWPRADVRHRIEHCTLVNPDLVRRIAEGGFIPTPFYTYVHYHGEKWDEYGEEKMRTMFAHRSFLDAGIPVPGASDYTPGPFEPLMAIQSMVTRKDFRGRVWGENQKVTVDEALRICTRNGAYASFEEDLKGTITPGKLADFVILAEDPHTADPDRIKEIRVARTVLGGRTVYES from the coding sequence ATGTCCAACGTCACCCGTGGTGAGTTCCTCGGTCTCGGCGCCGCCTTCGCGGCGGCCCTGGGCACCAATGCGTGTGCCCCCGGGGAGGACGCCTCCGCCCATCCCGGGCGACCGGAGCTCATCGTCGTGAATGGAACCGTCTACACGGTCGACGATGCCCAGCCGGTGGCCGAAGCATTCGCAGTGCGGGGCGGCCGCGTTCTGGCCGTGGGCTCCAGCGCCGACGTCCGGGCTCTCGCCGGCCCCGACACCGAGGTGATCGACGCGGCCGGGATGACCGTCACGCCCGGATTCATCGACGCACACTCGCATCCGTCGGGGGGTGGCCTCTCTGCACTCAAGAACGTCGACACGAATGTGGGCAGCATCGCCAGGATCAAGGACGCCCTCCGCGCCCGCGCGGCTCAGACGCCACCGGGAGAGTGGATCAACGGCTACATGTACGACGACACGAAGCTGGAAGAGGGGCGGCCCCTCAGTCGTCGGGACATCGACGAGGCGGTCCCGGACCATCCCGTCCGCGTAGGTCACCGGGGCGGGCACACCTCCGTCTACAATTCCGCCGCCTTCCGACTGGCTGGGATCACGGCCAGCACGCCCGACCCGTTCGGCGGGCACTTCTACCGCGAAGACGGCCAGCTTACGGGAAAGGTGGCGGAGCGTGCCAACGCGATGATCACGAGGCTCATCCCTTCCGGCTCCACTCGCGAGGAGCGACAGGCAGGGGTGAAGAAGATCGGTGAGATGATGAACGCCGCTGGCCTCACGTCTGTACACCAGACCGGGACCAGCGTCGACGACTATATCGCGTACCAGGACGCACGTGCCGCGGGCGAGTTGACCTACCGCGCCTACCTGCTGGCTCGTGGCGACGCCTACACGCACTTGTTGGCCTCGGGCCTCCGCACCGGGGTGGGCGATGAGCTTCTGCGGATCGGCGCCGTCAAGTTCGCCGCGGACGGCTCGGCCTCGGAGCGCACCATGCGCATGAGCACACCGTACGTAGGCCGCCCCAACGATTTCGGCATCCTCACCATGACGCAGGAAGAGATCCACGAGGCCGTTGAGCAAGCACACCGCAACGGGTGGCAGATCGGGATCCACGCAAACGGCGACGTGACCATCGAGTATGTGCTCAACGCGTACGAGCGTGTGCAGAAGTCATGGCCACGGGCGGACGTGCGGCACCGGATCGAGCACTGCACGCTGGTCAACCCCGATCTGGTGCGTCGGATCGCGGAGGGCGGTTTCATCCCCACGCCCTTCTACACCTACGTGCACTACCATGGAGAGAAGTGGGACGAGTACGGTGAGGAGAAGATGCGCACCATGTTCGCCCACCGGTCTTTTCTGGACGCCGGCATCCCGGTGCCCGGTGCATCCGACTACACCCCGGGCCCCTTCGAGCCCCTGATGGCCATCCAGTCGATGGTGACCCGCAAGGACTTCCGCGGGCGGGTCTGGGGGGAGAACCAGAAGGTCACCGTGGATGAGGCCCTGCGCATCTGCACGCGGAACGGTGCCTACGCGTCCTTCGAGGAAGACCTGAAGGGCACCATCACCCCGGGCAAGCTCGCCGACTTCGTGATCCTGGCCGAGGATCCGCACACTGCGGATCCGGATCGCATCAAGGAAATCCGCGTCGCCCGGACGGTCCTGGGCGGACGCACCGTGTACGAAAGCTGA
- a CDS encoding DUF6067 family protein — MKRWTRGWPALVWALVSCEPSAPAAQPYAAPALPDTVDGVRFEVGAWEPDLPAGQAGRSRGNHRAVVVVDSAPGGLVRVRIPWRRRDADPERKGVAVVNATDGTPVAHAVLLSADNAAGDVVFEATPGATTYHVYYLPWETNGGYYPRVTYLQRWGEPDPAWERRARAEADELPRAQVTALQSVDEFHSFFPMEVIATPGEAAAFLAAQGGWAVVPEHRDRPIRMRRFLPLHWVRQGPAETFASAALRNESFVFQLGLVAGEDALTGVQVEFAGFPPAWMERLTCFNCGGVDENGRPFSKSVDVPAGEVQPLWLGLRVPDDTPPGRVSGRVRVSAAGGRGKEIAVAIDVRDGQLADHGDAHPERMGRLAWLNSTAGTDPDFIIAPFEPVAVTGRRLSILGRAVELGADGLPEQLLSFFGPDLTSLVETPSPVLVEPVRLEVRVAGAPLRLDPEPFEVSQVARGRATWAATSRSEAMEMRVEGALEYDGMLDYRITVRARADLDVEDIHLPLALQPDAATWMLGLGRRGGRRPERLDWRWAVENHQEGLWLGGMQKGLQYVLRDDHYVRPLNTNFYQNQPLRLPESWVNGGKGGIHLRTEPGVVRVDNTSGARHLVAGDSLQFNVRFLLTPFKPLDPARHFRTRFVHKYVPVDSVRAWGGTVVNIHHANEINPYINYPFFNLAAQSAYIEEAHAKGIRVKLYDTIRELTYKAWELFALRSLGDEILNDGEGGGHSWLQEHLEDDYHAGWHAWSVDDAAVLDKGTSRWTNYYIEGLSWLAANQQIDGLYLDDIAFSRETVKRIVSVLHAERDTVIIDLHSANQFNPRDGWINSAMLYMEHFPYISRLWFGEYFEYERDEDYWITEVSGLPFGLMGEMLQDGGHPYRGLLYGMTARLYGDVDPRPVWRMMDDFGIDGSRMRGYWMEDAPVRTDHPRVLATTYERPEGLLVVLASWADRDVDVALSLDRDLSARFGAQPSWAPAVLGLQDEAEVALSQVRVPAGQGRFIRIGPRPPR, encoded by the coding sequence ATGAAACGGTGGACCCGCGGTTGGCCTGCGCTCGTCTGGGCGCTGGTGTCGTGCGAACCCTCCGCGCCCGCGGCGCAGCCCTACGCCGCACCCGCCCTACCGGACACGGTCGATGGCGTGCGTTTCGAGGTGGGAGCCTGGGAGCCGGATCTTCCGGCCGGGCAGGCCGGACGTTCGCGTGGGAACCACCGAGCGGTGGTCGTCGTCGACTCCGCTCCGGGCGGGCTGGTTCGAGTGCGCATCCCCTGGCGCCGGCGCGATGCCGACCCGGAGCGCAAAGGCGTCGCCGTGGTGAACGCGACCGATGGGACGCCGGTGGCGCACGCGGTGCTCCTCTCCGCGGACAACGCGGCCGGCGATGTAGTCTTCGAGGCCACGCCGGGCGCGACGACCTACCACGTCTACTACCTGCCGTGGGAGACGAATGGCGGCTACTACCCCCGCGTGACCTATCTGCAGCGTTGGGGGGAGCCGGATCCGGCGTGGGAGCGACGTGCGCGCGCCGAAGCCGACGAGCTTCCGCGTGCGCAGGTCACCGCCCTCCAGTCGGTCGACGAATTCCATTCGTTCTTCCCGATGGAGGTCATCGCCACGCCCGGCGAGGCGGCGGCCTTCCTGGCCGCTCAGGGGGGGTGGGCGGTGGTGCCCGAGCACCGGGATCGCCCGATCCGCATGCGTCGCTTCCTCCCTCTGCATTGGGTGCGGCAAGGCCCTGCGGAGACCTTCGCGAGCGCGGCGCTGAGGAACGAGTCGTTCGTCTTCCAACTCGGCCTGGTGGCGGGCGAGGACGCCCTGACCGGGGTCCAGGTGGAGTTCGCTGGATTCCCGCCCGCATGGATGGAGCGGCTGACCTGCTTCAACTGTGGCGGTGTGGACGAGAACGGACGGCCCTTCTCGAAGAGCGTCGACGTCCCTGCCGGGGAAGTACAGCCCCTGTGGTTGGGACTGCGGGTGCCCGACGACACCCCTCCAGGACGCGTCAGCGGGCGCGTGCGTGTATCCGCAGCTGGAGGACGCGGCAAGGAGATCGCGGTGGCCATCGACGTGCGCGACGGCCAGTTGGCCGATCACGGCGATGCGCACCCCGAGCGCATGGGGCGCCTGGCTTGGCTCAACTCCACCGCCGGCACCGATCCGGACTTCATCATCGCTCCGTTCGAGCCGGTTGCCGTCACGGGCCGGCGACTCTCGATCCTGGGGCGTGCGGTGGAGCTGGGGGCCGATGGTCTGCCCGAGCAGCTCCTCAGCTTCTTCGGCCCCGACCTCACCTCGTTGGTGGAGACTCCGTCTCCGGTCCTGGTCGAGCCCGTGCGCCTCGAGGTCCGTGTTGCGGGTGCGCCCCTCAGGCTCGACCCCGAGCCCTTCGAGGTCTCGCAGGTCGCTCGCGGGCGCGCTACCTGGGCCGCCACCAGCCGATCCGAGGCGATGGAGATGCGGGTAGAGGGAGCGCTCGAGTACGACGGGATGCTCGACTACCGCATCACGGTTCGTGCCCGCGCCGACCTGGATGTGGAGGACATCCACCTGCCGCTGGCGCTCCAGCCGGATGCGGCCACCTGGATGCTCGGCCTGGGGCGCCGGGGGGGTCGGCGCCCCGAGCGACTGGATTGGCGCTGGGCGGTGGAGAACCACCAGGAAGGGCTGTGGTTGGGAGGGATGCAGAAGGGGCTGCAGTACGTGCTCCGCGATGACCACTACGTGCGGCCGCTGAACACGAACTTTTACCAGAACCAGCCGCTGCGCCTCCCCGAATCGTGGGTGAACGGGGGGAAGGGGGGGATCCACCTCCGCACCGAGCCCGGCGTCGTGCGCGTGGACAACACGTCGGGTGCGCGTCACCTGGTGGCGGGGGACTCCCTCCAGTTCAACGTCCGCTTCCTGCTCACCCCGTTCAAGCCCTTGGACCCGGCCCGGCATTTTCGGACGCGCTTCGTCCACAAGTACGTTCCCGTGGACTCGGTGCGCGCCTGGGGGGGAACGGTGGTCAACATCCACCACGCCAACGAGATCAACCCGTACATCAACTATCCCTTCTTCAATCTGGCGGCGCAGAGCGCCTATATCGAAGAGGCGCACGCCAAGGGGATTCGCGTCAAGTTGTACGACACCATCCGCGAGCTCACGTACAAGGCCTGGGAGCTGTTCGCCCTGCGCAGCCTGGGAGACGAGATCCTGAACGACGGCGAGGGCGGCGGGCATTCCTGGCTGCAGGAGCACCTGGAGGACGACTACCATGCCGGTTGGCACGCGTGGAGCGTCGACGACGCTGCCGTGCTGGACAAAGGCACGTCGCGCTGGACCAACTACTACATCGAAGGCCTGTCCTGGCTGGCGGCCAACCAGCAGATCGACGGGCTCTACCTGGACGACATCGCCTTCAGCCGTGAGACGGTCAAGCGCATCGTCTCGGTGCTCCACGCGGAGCGGGACACGGTCATCATCGATCTGCACTCGGCCAACCAGTTCAACCCGCGCGACGGCTGGATCAACAGCGCCATGCTCTACATGGAGCACTTCCCCTACATCTCGCGGCTCTGGTTCGGCGAGTACTTCGAGTACGAGCGCGACGAGGACTACTGGATCACCGAGGTCTCCGGCCTGCCGTTCGGGCTGATGGGGGAGATGCTGCAGGACGGTGGGCACCCCTATCGGGGACTCCTCTACGGGATGACGGCGCGGCTCTACGGGGACGTGGATCCACGTCCGGTCTGGCGCATGATGGACGACTTCGGCATCGACGGCAGCCGCATGCGCGGCTACTGGATGGAGGACGCACCGGTGCGGACGGACCACCCGCGTGTGCTGGCCACCACCTACGAGCGTCCGGAGGGACTCCTGGTGGTGCTGGCGTCCTGGGCGGACCGCGATGTGGACGTCGCGCTGTCCCTCGATCGGGATCTGTCCGCGCGCTTCGGGGCCCAGCCGAGCTGGGCGCCCGCGGTCCTGGGACTACAGGATGAGGCGGAGGTGGCCCTCTCCCAGGTGCGGGTCCCTGCCGGGCAGGGGCGGTTCATCCGCATCGGCCCCAGGCCGCCCCGCTGA
- a CDS encoding DUF1232 domain-containing protein codes for MPVPLDDVRAVIESAKARETGGFLALIRSRFPDASDAHQQELAERALGIIEEIPLLMEQAHRTARGRDVEALVEPVLAHAARYFLAPIDAIPEMTQGLAGLIDDAYFVLHILELIDGGPTRLSAVDLAGRAAFLRELLGPRMTEQLNRTTEHAVEAVSESVTQVWNALARPA; via the coding sequence ATGCCTGTTCCGCTCGACGACGTGCGCGCCGTGATCGAAAGCGCCAAGGCCCGGGAGACCGGTGGCTTCCTCGCGCTCATCCGCTCTCGTTTCCCCGATGCCTCCGACGCTCACCAGCAGGAGCTGGCCGAGCGTGCCCTCGGCATCATCGAGGAGATCCCGCTCCTGATGGAGCAGGCGCACCGGACCGCCCGGGGTCGGGACGTGGAGGCGCTGGTGGAGCCGGTGCTGGCCCACGCGGCTCGGTACTTCCTGGCGCCCATCGATGCGATTCCGGAGATGACGCAGGGGCTCGCCGGTCTGATCGACGATGCCTACTTCGTGCTGCACATCCTGGAGCTGATCGACGGCGGACCGACCCGCCTTTCCGCGGTCGACCTGGCCGGTCGCGCCGCCTTCTTGCGCGAGCTTCTGGGCCCGCGCATGACCGAGCAACTGAACCGCACCACCGAGCACGCCGTGGAGGCCGTCTCCGAGAGCGTGACCCAGGTATGGAACGCGCTGGCCCGTCCGGCGTAG
- a CDS encoding DUF5107 domain-containing protein, with the protein MLGPRGILVGLALGLLWAPGALSAQRARIHEERRVIPTYPFSEPDPTPLLVRDERLYPYHTFEGYAHTAEPREWTVVTLENDLVEVFVLPEVGGKVWGAVVKKNGHEFIYRNEVLKFRNIALRGPWTSGGIEFNFGVIGHTPSTATPVDYRLLEHEDGSVSCVVGALDLPSRTAWRVEIRLEPGRAAFETRATWTNPTPWEQPYYNWMTAAAFARPDLEMSIPGNAFLEHSGTVRSWPLNAAGRWLPAYAQNTFAGHKSYHVVGELNDYFGGYYRDDDYGFGHWARYEEMPGQKLWLWALSREGGIWEDLLTDTDGQYVEYQAGRLFVQYSRGADVNPIAEVGFDPGVTDRWTEVWFPVEELGGLSDASSEGALHVERSDGALRVRLHAFRDTQDTLVVWADDRELRRVALDLPALVARELSVPLSTGMRRIRVSSAGLGLSWESEGGERVLDRPFVTDASARPALPVADRWVAEGRALARERRLREARMVYDSALVREPWNREALLGQAELEGRRGRAEEGLALARRALELDAYDAKANFVAGTLHRSLRRVADARDAFGWAARSMTYRSVANLQLAELALRDRDLTEAERYAALARDYDRGNLGALELQVLVARRRQDRAEAQVRIEELLRLDPLSALARNERRLLAGADAGVALEDVLRGEYPEQTLLEVALSYHRRGFAEEALDLLAQGADLPRGTLLRAWTAWLLQDASALDVPPDLAFVFPFRTETLEVLRWAAEQRAHWGWDYLYGLNLWARDRTAEAGSVWMSLGERPDFAPFYVARAHLPGRAAAGEEADLRRALELAPAERVFHVQLVRYLLGRGRWPEALAAAEAARPRFPSDFNLQLLQARSLNELGQSAKSVEVLDHVQVLPSENARESHALFEQAHLLEALGALEEGRARDARDHAVRALEWPEHLGQGRPYLPEERLARYVLGVAEARAGNRSAARAAFQAVVDASTGAGSRMGRLDLLAIPARRALGEPPGPAAVQNDTDTTAGRWAGRLLAALARGVSLDRTLLDGQAGSDPLFGDLEGRLVLWALMESR; encoded by the coding sequence ATGCTGGGACCTCGCGGCATTCTGGTCGGTCTCGCCCTGGGTCTGCTCTGGGCTCCAGGGGCGCTCTCTGCGCAACGCGCGCGCATCCACGAGGAACGGAGGGTCATTCCCACCTATCCGTTCTCCGAGCCCGACCCCACCCCGCTGCTGGTGCGTGACGAGCGGCTCTATCCCTACCACACCTTCGAGGGCTACGCGCACACAGCGGAGCCGCGCGAATGGACGGTGGTGACGCTGGAGAACGACCTGGTGGAGGTGTTCGTGCTGCCGGAGGTGGGCGGCAAGGTGTGGGGCGCCGTCGTGAAGAAGAACGGGCACGAGTTCATCTATCGCAACGAGGTCCTGAAGTTTCGGAACATCGCCTTGCGCGGCCCGTGGACGTCGGGGGGCATCGAGTTCAACTTCGGCGTCATCGGCCATACACCCTCCACGGCGACGCCCGTCGACTACAGGTTGCTCGAACACGAAGACGGCAGCGTGAGCTGCGTGGTGGGGGCTCTGGACCTTCCCTCCCGCACCGCCTGGCGCGTGGAGATCCGCCTGGAGCCGGGTCGGGCGGCCTTCGAGACCCGAGCGACCTGGACCAATCCGACGCCCTGGGAGCAGCCGTACTACAACTGGATGACCGCAGCCGCGTTCGCACGCCCGGATCTCGAGATGAGCATCCCCGGCAACGCGTTCCTCGAGCATTCCGGCACCGTGCGCAGTTGGCCGCTGAACGCCGCCGGGCGCTGGCTCCCGGCCTATGCGCAGAACACCTTCGCCGGCCACAAGTCCTACCATGTGGTGGGTGAGCTGAACGACTACTTCGGCGGATATTACCGGGACGACGACTACGGGTTCGGACACTGGGCCCGCTACGAGGAGATGCCCGGCCAGAAGCTGTGGTTGTGGGCTCTGTCACGGGAAGGCGGCATCTGGGAGGACCTCCTCACCGATACGGACGGCCAGTACGTCGAGTACCAGGCGGGCCGGCTGTTCGTGCAGTATTCGCGGGGCGCCGACGTCAATCCCATCGCCGAGGTGGGTTTCGACCCGGGAGTCACCGATCGCTGGACGGAGGTGTGGTTCCCGGTGGAAGAGCTCGGAGGACTGAGCGACGCCTCCAGCGAGGGTGCCCTGCACGTCGAGCGCAGCGACGGCGCGCTGCGCGTGCGCTTGCACGCGTTCCGTGACACCCAGGACACCCTGGTCGTGTGGGCCGATGACCGGGAGCTGCGGAGGGTCGCCCTGGATCTGCCGGCACTGGTGGCACGCGAGCTGTCCGTTCCGCTGTCCACCGGGATGCGCCGCATTCGGGTGTCCAGCGCCGGGTTGGGTCTGTCGTGGGAGTCGGAGGGCGGGGAGCGCGTGCTGGACCGCCCCTTCGTGACCGATGCGAGCGCGCGGCCCGCCCTTCCCGTGGCGGATCGTTGGGTAGCGGAGGGACGAGCATTGGCGCGGGAGCGTCGACTCCGCGAGGCCCGCATGGTCTACGATTCGGCGCTCGTGCGCGAGCCCTGGAACCGCGAAGCGCTGCTGGGGCAGGCGGAGCTGGAGGGGCGGCGTGGTCGCGCGGAGGAGGGCCTCGCATTGGCGCGGCGTGCGCTGGAGCTGGACGCCTACGATGCGAAGGCCAACTTCGTCGCGGGGACCCTCCATCGCTCCCTGAGGCGGGTAGCGGACGCACGGGACGCGTTCGGGTGGGCGGCACGCTCCATGACCTACCGATCCGTGGCCAACCTGCAATTGGCGGAACTGGCCTTGCGCGATCGCGACCTCACCGAGGCCGAGCGCTACGCTGCGCTTGCCCGCGACTACGACCGCGGCAACTTGGGGGCGTTGGAACTGCAGGTGCTGGTGGCGCGTCGGCGTCAGGACCGGGCCGAAGCGCAGGTGCGGATCGAAGAGTTGCTGCGCCTCGATCCACTGAGCGCGCTCGCTCGGAACGAGCGCCGGCTGCTTGCTGGCGCGGACGCCGGTGTCGCGCTCGAGGACGTGCTGCGCGGAGAGTACCCGGAGCAGACCTTGCTGGAGGTGGCACTCTCCTACCATCGGCGCGGCTTCGCCGAGGAAGCGCTCGATCTGCTCGCTCAGGGAGCGGATCTCCCCCGAGGCACGCTCCTGCGCGCATGGACAGCCTGGCTGCTGCAGGATGCGTCGGCGCTGGACGTGCCACCCGACCTGGCGTTCGTGTTCCCCTTCCGTACGGAGACGCTGGAGGTGCTGCGTTGGGCAGCCGAACAGCGTGCGCACTGGGGCTGGGACTACCTGTACGGGCTGAACCTCTGGGCTCGGGACCGGACGGCCGAGGCCGGCTCGGTGTGGATGAGCCTGGGCGAGCGTCCGGACTTCGCTCCCTTCTACGTGGCCCGGGCCCACCTGCCTGGGCGTGCCGCTGCCGGGGAGGAAGCGGACCTGCGCCGCGCGCTCGAGCTGGCTCCGGCTGAACGCGTGTTCCACGTGCAGCTCGTCCGGTATCTGCTGGGGCGCGGGCGGTGGCCCGAGGCGCTGGCCGCGGCGGAAGCGGCGCGGCCGCGCTTTCCCTCCGACTTCAACCTCCAGTTGTTGCAGGCGAGGTCCCTGAACGAGTTGGGGCAGAGTGCCAAGTCGGTGGAGGTGCTGGATCATGTGCAGGTGCTGCCTTCGGAGAACGCGCGTGAAAGCCACGCGCTCTTCGAACAGGCCCACCTGCTGGAGGCGCTCGGCGCTCTCGAGGAGGGGCGGGCGCGCGACGCGCGCGATCATGCGGTGCGGGCATTGGAGTGGCCGGAGCACCTGGGGCAGGGGCGGCCGTATCTGCCGGAGGAGCGGCTCGCTCGCTACGTCCTCGGCGTAGCCGAGGCGCGCGCGGGCAACCGCTCCGCGGCGCGCGCCGCCTTCCAGGCCGTCGTGGACGCGTCCACGGGCGCGGGCTCGCGCATGGGGCGCCTCGATCTGCTGGCTATTCCGGCACGTCGGGCGCTGGGTGAGCCGCCCGGCCCGGCCGCCGTTCAAAACGACACCGATACGACAGCCGGACGCTGGGCGGGTCGCCTTCTGGCGGCGCTGGCGCGGGGCGTGTCGCTGGATCGGACCCTGCTTGATGGACAGGCCGGGTCCGATCCGTTGTTTGGCGATCTGGAGGGCCGCCTGGTCTTGTGGGCGTTGATGGAGAGCCGATGA
- a CDS encoding RagB/SusD family nutrient uptake outer membrane protein, which translates to MNAIRRGLGVGAAFLALAWATGCTEDLTVPNFNNPAREDLTGTPTRGTLAAAVQGIVATHRGLKEGMVGRLGVWGREGYDLRPEEPRTTTDALVDPIDPVNGGLFFGGQYTQIAGINTVLTAVDNASVLTDAEKNAIRGFVKTIKADAFWQMIINRPIGLGIPLDPNPDPSGELTPISGAAEVHQYIYSLYDEALSDLQSGGGAFPFQLPSGFDGFNTPSSFVAVNRALKARALKYQGQWNDVLSALGQSFIDRNGNMKAGVYFNHSTISGDAPNGFFSTVSHFAHPRLRADAQQQPNGDLDQRVLDKTRVIPAFTLYEITVTEDMDVYKSLTSSFPWITNDELLLMRAEANVALGNTADALADVNAVRSGSGGLADLSAFAGDPLDEILYNRLLSLLWEGGFHYLDMRQYGRLDELPRARPNHGVYPGFPYPQNECLARDIMGQPECATFFAQ; encoded by the coding sequence ATGAACGCCATACGTAGAGGACTGGGCGTCGGGGCGGCTTTCCTCGCGCTCGCCTGGGCAACCGGGTGCACCGAAGACCTGACGGTGCCCAACTTCAACAACCCGGCGCGGGAGGACCTCACCGGTACCCCCACGCGAGGCACCTTGGCGGCGGCGGTCCAAGGCATCGTCGCCACCCATCGCGGACTCAAGGAAGGAATGGTGGGCCGCCTGGGCGTCTGGGGTCGCGAGGGATACGACCTCCGGCCCGAAGAGCCTCGCACCACGACCGACGCGCTGGTAGATCCGATCGATCCAGTCAACGGCGGTCTCTTCTTCGGCGGGCAGTACACGCAGATCGCCGGCATCAACACGGTACTGACAGCGGTGGACAATGCCAGCGTGCTCACGGACGCGGAGAAGAACGCGATCCGGGGCTTCGTGAAAACGATCAAGGCGGATGCCTTCTGGCAGATGATCATCAACCGCCCCATCGGACTGGGCATTCCTCTGGATCCCAACCCGGATCCGAGCGGAGAGTTGACGCCGATCTCGGGTGCCGCCGAGGTCCATCAGTACATCTACAGCCTCTATGACGAGGCGCTGAGCGATCTGCAGAGCGGCGGCGGGGCCTTCCCCTTCCAGCTGCCCTCCGGCTTCGATGGCTTCAACACGCCGTCGTCGTTCGTCGCGGTCAACCGCGCCCTCAAGGCGCGGGCGCTCAAGTATCAGGGTCAGTGGAACGACGTGTTGAGCGCGCTGGGCCAGTCCTTCATAGATCGGAACGGGAACATGAAGGCTGGCGTGTACTTCAACCACAGCACGATCTCGGGCGATGCGCCCAACGGCTTCTTCTCGACGGTGTCGCACTTCGCCCACCCCAGGCTGCGGGCGGACGCGCAGCAGCAGCCCAACGGGGATCTGGATCAGCGGGTGCTCGACAAGACCAGGGTGATTCCGGCCTTCACGCTCTACGAGATCACCGTGACCGAGGACATGGACGTCTACAAGAGCCTGACGTCGTCCTTCCCCTGGATCACCAACGACGAGCTGCTCCTGATGCGGGCCGAGGCCAACGTAGCGCTCGGCAACACGGCGGATGCGCTGGCAGACGTCAATGCCGTTCGCTCGGGCTCGGGTGGCCTGGCGGACCTGAGCGCCTTCGCGGGGGATCCCTTGGATGAGATCCTCTACAACAGGCTCCTGTCCTTGCTGTGGGAGGGCGGGTTCCACTACCTCGACATGCGTCAGTACGGGAGGCTCGACGAGCTGCCGCGGGCTCGTCCCAACCACGGTGTGTACCCAGGCTTCCCCTATCCGCAGAACGAGTGTCTGGCCCGGGACATCATGGGCCAGCCGGAGTGTGCCACGTTCTTCGCCCAGTAG